In Azotosporobacter soli, a single genomic region encodes these proteins:
- a CDS encoding carbon-nitrogen hydrolase family protein, producing MKIAAVQIDIVKRDKKANLQKVRRMLEGQGLDLAVLPELFATGYFFADRAEAESMAESVPQGETTQALCRMASEFDCHIIGCVLEEEADKLYLSAVVVGPQGYLGKQRKRHLTEFDARWYSQGEESVVFDIMGSKVGVLVCFDAWFPESARELTLRGAQIICQTALISSPDTMQIMRVRAIENKAFVVVANATGEEIYQNAAMRFRGESRVIDFLGNILQTIEREEGVVSAEVAVAAADGKAMGDCTDLLAEIKRHRALYQKD from the coding sequence ATGAAAATAGCTGCAGTACAGATTGATATTGTTAAGCGGGATAAGAAGGCCAATCTGCAAAAGGTGCGGCGCATGTTGGAAGGGCAGGGTTTGGATCTGGCCGTTCTGCCGGAATTGTTTGCGACGGGTTACTTCTTTGCCGATCGTGCGGAAGCGGAAAGCATGGCGGAATCAGTGCCGCAGGGAGAAACAACGCAGGCGCTTTGCCGGATGGCAAGTGAATTTGACTGCCACATTATCGGCTGTGTGCTGGAGGAAGAAGCGGATAAGCTTTACTTGAGTGCAGTGGTCGTCGGCCCGCAAGGCTATCTTGGCAAGCAGCGCAAACGCCATTTGACGGAGTTCGATGCACGCTGGTATTCGCAGGGAGAGGAGAGCGTCGTCTTTGACATTATGGGCAGCAAAGTCGGCGTGCTGGTTTGCTTTGATGCATGGTTTCCGGAAAGCGCACGAGAGCTTACGCTGCGCGGCGCGCAAATTATCTGCCAGACGGCGTTGATCAGCAGTCCGGACACGATGCAGATCATGCGGGTTCGGGCCATTGAAAACAAGGCCTTCGTCGTAGTTGCCAATGCTACAGGGGAAGAGATTTATCAAAACGCTGCAATGAGATTTCGCGGCGAAAGCAGAGTGATTGATTTCCTGGGAAATATACTGCAAACGATTGAGCGCGAAGAGGGTGTTGTTTCTGCCGAGGTAGCGGTTGCCGCAGCCGATGGCAAGGCGATGGGCGACTGTACGGATCTGCTCGCTGAAATCAAACG
- a CDS encoding xanthine phosphoribosyltransferase, translated as MKLLKKKIMTDGKVVNDALLKVDSFLNHQIEPELMKEIGREFAERFKDAKVTKVLTIEASGIAAALMTALYLDVPLVFARKKKSAVTEENLYAAEVYSFTKKETNRVTVASEFLADGDQILIIDDFLANGEAVLGLCNIVEQAKANVVGVGIVIEKSFQPGCEKIRKAGYRLESLARIHSFSDGRVNFMQDDTK; from the coding sequence ATGAAATTACTTAAGAAGAAGATCATGACAGATGGAAAAGTAGTCAATGATGCGCTGTTGAAAGTTGACTCGTTTCTGAATCATCAAATAGAGCCGGAACTGATGAAAGAGATTGGCCGTGAGTTTGCCGAACGCTTTAAAGATGCGAAGGTGACCAAGGTGCTGACGATCGAGGCTTCCGGTATTGCTGCAGCGCTTATGACAGCGCTATACCTCGATGTTCCGCTCGTTTTCGCCCGCAAAAAGAAGTCGGCGGTGACGGAGGAGAACCTCTATGCTGCGGAAGTGTATTCGTTTACCAAAAAAGAGACCAATCGCGTAACGGTGGCCAGTGAATTTTTAGCTGACGGCGATCAGATCTTAATCATTGACGACTTCTTAGCAAATGGCGAAGCGGTACTTGGACTGTGCAACATCGTAGAACAGGCGAAAGCCAACGTGGTTGGCGTTGGCATCGTGATTGAAAAGAGCTTTCAACCCGGATGCGAAAAAATCCGCAAAGCTGGTTATCGCCTCGAATCTTTGGCCCGCATTCATTCTTTTTCCGACGGCCGGGTCAATTTCATGCAGGATGACACGAAATAA